From the genome of Geothrix sp. 21YS21S-4, one region includes:
- a CDS encoding tetratricopeptide repeat protein has protein sequence MANDLPGSYCQNCLTWNPGDRETCVKCGTRLLILAGDQTWDDDEEPDDGEALEEHLLERITGLEETLRRVETYLETVSDQLGKLERSEVMLRNGLMALVQEMEHHRQLDAHAFSERWEQLVEENLHLISARELFTRYRARILPIARPKSMAQLKRALLETTALLEAADLPGAAQRLGMALPLDPKNYELIFTAASLHEAAQNFEEAEGLARKVVGLSPRHFEAWMLLGKLLQELPEHADQAIEALHQAADLRPEDAEPRMLLAELLLEQEDLHGALEAAQEAVARRKDGETLLLVGQVHIARGESSQAVPALKEASAYLPGDLHVREALAEAYLLQGERSKAFAILQELLLQNPGDPHLLLMLDAETHPQLREARDGKGGTQTLLDEAETLLDEGQLDPAAHLLRRARRKGRSQRSEWLELRLAFLRDPEKTLKPALAFARSDRHPRLCFLALRLVLEHLMAQRREAEIAHALDIFLTRHPKSTGAWEAALMRLAYRLMNGEVTDQDLEETRRLHAHPLPGLEPRARTLLGQYLLALKRHQEVLDLVDPLLEKEPTLVNHFQIGAALAGLGAREEARALLRDGLESDAGDLNESQAAGVKNQIKGLLKELEEVNPA, from the coding sequence ATGGCCAACGACCTGCCGGGCTCCTACTGCCAGAACTGCCTCACCTGGAACCCCGGGGACCGGGAGACCTGCGTCAAATGCGGCACGCGGCTGCTGATCCTCGCCGGCGACCAGACCTGGGACGACGACGAGGAGCCGGACGACGGCGAGGCCCTGGAAGAGCACCTCCTGGAGCGGATCACCGGGCTGGAGGAGACCCTCCGCCGGGTGGAGACCTACCTGGAAACCGTCTCCGACCAATTGGGGAAGCTGGAGCGCAGCGAGGTGATGCTGCGCAACGGCCTGATGGCCCTGGTCCAGGAGATGGAGCACCACCGCCAGCTCGACGCCCACGCCTTCTCCGAGCGGTGGGAGCAGCTGGTGGAGGAGAACCTGCACCTCATCAGCGCCCGCGAGCTGTTCACCCGCTACCGGGCCCGGATCCTGCCCATCGCCCGGCCCAAATCCATGGCCCAGCTCAAGCGGGCCCTGCTGGAGACCACGGCCCTTCTCGAAGCCGCCGATCTCCCGGGCGCGGCCCAGCGCCTGGGCATGGCCCTCCCCCTGGATCCCAAGAACTACGAGCTGATCTTCACCGCCGCGTCCCTCCACGAGGCCGCCCAGAACTTCGAGGAGGCCGAGGGCCTGGCGCGGAAGGTGGTGGGCCTGAGCCCCCGCCACTTCGAGGCCTGGATGCTCCTCGGGAAGCTCCTCCAGGAACTGCCCGAGCACGCCGACCAGGCCATCGAGGCCCTGCATCAGGCGGCGGACCTGCGGCCCGAGGACGCCGAGCCCCGGATGCTGCTGGCCGAACTGCTCCTGGAGCAGGAGGATCTCCACGGCGCACTGGAGGCGGCCCAGGAGGCCGTCGCCCGGCGGAAGGACGGCGAGACCCTGCTGCTGGTGGGCCAGGTCCACATCGCCCGGGGCGAAAGTTCCCAGGCGGTGCCGGCCCTCAAAGAAGCCAGCGCCTACCTGCCGGGGGACCTCCACGTCCGCGAGGCCCTGGCCGAGGCCTACCTGCTCCAGGGCGAACGCTCGAAAGCCTTCGCCATCCTCCAGGAACTGCTCCTCCAGAACCCCGGCGATCCCCATCTTCTGCTGATGCTGGACGCCGAAACCCACCCCCAGCTGCGGGAGGCCCGGGACGGCAAGGGGGGCACCCAGACGCTCCTGGACGAGGCCGAGACGCTGCTGGACGAGGGCCAGCTGGATCCGGCGGCGCACCTCCTCCGTCGCGCGCGCCGCAAGGGCCGCAGCCAGCGGTCCGAGTGGCTGGAGCTGCGCCTGGCCTTCCTGCGGGACCCCGAGAAGACCCTGAAGCCCGCCCTGGCTTTCGCGCGCTCCGACCGCCATCCCCGGCTCTGCTTCCTGGCGCTGCGGCTCGTGCTGGAGCACCTGATGGCCCAGCGGCGCGAGGCGGAGATTGCCCACGCCCTCGACATCTTCCTCACCCGCCATCCCAAGAGCACCGGCGCCTGGGAGGCGGCCCTGATGCGCCTGGCCTACCGGCTGATGAACGGCGAGGTCACCGACCAGGACCTGGAGGAGACCCGGCGCCTGCACGCCCATCCCCTGCCGGGGCTGGAGCCCCGGGCCCGGACGCTGCTGGGCCAGTACCTCCTCGCCCTCAAGCGCCACCAGGAAGTCCTGGACCTGGTGGATCCCCTGCTCGAAAAGGAGCCCACCCTCGTCAACCATTTCCAGATCGGCGCCGCCCTGGCGGGGCTCGGCGCCCGCGAGGAGGCCCGCGCCCTCCTGCGCGACGGCCTGGAATCGGATGCGGGGGACCTCAATGAGAGTCAGGCCGCCGGCGTGAAAAATCAGATCAAGGGTCTTCTCAAGGAGTTAGAGGAGGTCAACCCGGCCTGA
- the sufB gene encoding Fe-S cluster assembly protein SufB, with amino-acid sequence MGSTFNVVTSQEYKYGFVTDIEADSVAPGLSEDVIRFISAKKGEPDWLLEFRLKAYRHWLTLDEPAWANVSYATPDFQSIVYYSAPRAKQPQYASMDEVDPELKRTFEKLGVPIHEQAALAGVAVDVVFDSVSVTTTYKEKLKAVGIIFCSFSEAVREHPDLVRKYLGSVVPPSDNFYAALNSAVFTDGSFVFIPKGVACPMDLSTYFRINNKESGQFERTLIVAEEGASVSYLEGCTAPQFDTNQLHAAVVELVALDRASIKYSTVQNWYAGDKDGVGGIFNFVTKRGLCKGHASHISWTQVETGSAITWKYPSCVLLGDDSIGEFYSVALTNHKQQADTGTKMIHVGRNTKSTIISKGISAGESSNSYRGLVKVHPKAEGARNFSQCDSMLIGQACSASTFPYIEVQNRSAKVEHEATTSKIGEEQLLYFQQRGIPAEEAISMIINGFCKDVFRELPMEFAVEATKLLSLKLEGSVG; translated from the coding sequence ATGGGTTCTACCTTCAACGTCGTCACCAGCCAGGAATACAAGTACGGCTTCGTGACGGACATCGAGGCCGACAGCGTCGCCCCGGGGCTGAGCGAGGACGTGATCCGCTTCATCTCGGCCAAGAAGGGCGAGCCTGACTGGCTGCTGGAGTTCCGCCTCAAGGCCTACCGTCACTGGCTGACCCTGGACGAGCCCGCCTGGGCCAACGTCTCCTACGCCACCCCCGACTTCCAGTCGATCGTGTACTACAGCGCGCCGCGCGCCAAGCAGCCGCAGTACGCCTCCATGGACGAAGTGGACCCCGAGCTGAAGCGCACCTTCGAGAAGCTGGGCGTCCCCATCCACGAGCAGGCGGCCCTCGCGGGCGTGGCCGTGGACGTGGTTTTCGACTCCGTCAGCGTCACCACCACCTACAAGGAGAAGCTGAAGGCGGTCGGGATCATCTTCTGCAGCTTCAGCGAGGCCGTGCGGGAACATCCTGATCTCGTGAGGAAGTACCTGGGCAGCGTCGTCCCCCCTTCCGACAACTTCTACGCCGCGCTCAACAGCGCCGTGTTCACCGACGGCAGCTTCGTGTTCATCCCCAAGGGCGTCGCCTGCCCCATGGACCTGAGCACCTACTTCCGCATCAACAACAAGGAGTCCGGCCAGTTCGAGCGCACCCTCATCGTCGCGGAAGAGGGCGCCAGCGTGAGCTACCTGGAGGGCTGCACCGCGCCGCAATTCGACACGAACCAGCTGCACGCCGCGGTGGTGGAGCTGGTGGCCCTGGACCGGGCCTCGATCAAGTACAGCACCGTCCAGAACTGGTACGCCGGCGACAAGGACGGCGTGGGCGGGATCTTCAACTTCGTCACCAAGCGCGGCCTGTGCAAAGGCCACGCGTCCCACATCAGCTGGACCCAGGTGGAGACCGGCAGCGCCATCACCTGGAAGTACCCCAGCTGCGTCCTTCTCGGGGACGACAGCATCGGCGAGTTCTACAGCGTGGCCCTCACCAACCACAAGCAGCAGGCCGACACCGGCACCAAGATGATCCACGTCGGCCGCAACACGAAGAGCACCATCATCAGCAAGGGCATCAGCGCGGGCGAGAGCTCCAACAGCTACCGCGGGCTGGTGAAGGTCCATCCCAAGGCCGAGGGCGCCCGCAACTTCAGCCAGTGCGACTCCATGCTCATCGGCCAGGCCTGCAGCGCCAGTACCTTCCCGTACATCGAGGTGCAGAACCGCAGCGCCAAGGTCGAGCACGAAGCCACCACCAGCAAGATCGGCGAGGAGCAGCTCCTCTACTTCCAGCAGCGCGGCATCCCCGCCGAGGAAGCCATCAGCATGATCATCAACGGCTTCTGCAAGGACGTCTTCCGCGAGCTGCCCATGGAATTCGCCGTCGAAGCCACCAAGCTGCTCTCGTTGAAGCTTGAAGGAAGCGTGGGATGA
- the sufC gene encoding Fe-S cluster assembly ATPase SufC, translating to MLSIKNLTASINGAPVLKGIDLEIQAGEVHAIMGPNGSGKSTLGKVLVGHPAYEVTGGEVLFEGKNLFELEADERARAGLFMGFQHPIEVPGVSNAAFLRLAYNKKAEAEGREELDPLEFDDFIHEKIKLVAMREEFLDRSLNEGFSGGEKKRNEILQMAVLEPKLAILDELDSGLDIDALRVLGDAVNRLQRPDRALLIITHFPRILETIRPQFVHVLSGGRILKSAGKELATELEERGYDWVLEEAAAGGAR from the coding sequence ATGCTTTCAATTAAAAATCTCACCGCTTCGATCAACGGCGCCCCGGTGCTGAAGGGGATCGATCTGGAGATCCAGGCGGGAGAGGTCCACGCCATCATGGGCCCCAACGGTTCCGGCAAATCCACGCTGGGCAAGGTGCTGGTGGGCCATCCGGCCTACGAGGTGACCGGCGGCGAGGTTCTGTTCGAGGGGAAGAATCTTTTCGAGCTGGAGGCGGATGAGCGGGCCCGAGCGGGGCTGTTCATGGGCTTCCAGCACCCCATCGAGGTCCCCGGCGTCAGCAACGCCGCCTTCCTGCGCCTCGCCTACAACAAGAAGGCCGAGGCCGAGGGCCGCGAGGAACTGGATCCCCTGGAATTCGACGACTTCATCCACGAGAAGATCAAGCTGGTGGCCATGCGCGAGGAATTCCTCGACCGCAGCCTGAACGAGGGCTTCAGCGGCGGCGAGAAGAAGCGCAACGAGATCCTGCAGATGGCCGTCCTGGAGCCCAAGCTCGCCATCCTGGACGAGCTGGACAGCGGCCTGGACATCGACGCCCTGCGCGTCCTGGGCGACGCCGTGAACCGGCTTCAGCGCCCCGACCGGGCGCTGCTGATCATCACCCACTTCCCGCGCATCCTGGAGACCATCCGGCCCCAGTTCGTGCATGTCCTCTCGGGCGGCCGGATCCTGAAGAGCGCCGGGAAGGAACTGGCGACCGAGTTGGAAGAGCGCGGCTACGACTGGGTTCTGGAGGAAGCCGCCGCCGGGGGAGCCCGATGA
- the sufD gene encoding Fe-S cluster assembly protein SufD, which produces MTTATAPGLLADLLAAPRPAGWAAQREAAEARLAGRGLPTTHEEAWKYTDLRALEATVLELAPPASADLSPYPLPEMVGTRQVFVNGRHDPHGSCVSAVPAGVRFFPISAASEACQLLGSLGEGARGTFEDLNTARFQDGAVILVPRNLKVALPLHLLFLTRAAAPVAVFPRLLVVLEPGAELELVEEHHGEGTYLSAPVVEIRVAEGAILHHERIQRESAEAFHVGTLRADVAKGGQYHSRTLSFGARLSRQEPHLRLAEGAQASLDGLALLGGAQVADTHSFLHHAEAHASSQQLHKCIVDGQARAVFNGRILVAKGAQGTDARQQSRNLLLSGTARVDTKPQLEIYADDVKCSHGAAVGQLDPEELFYLESRGLNADDARNLLTYGFAADLFTRVRVASLRRALRHLVLAHTQAGGSLGDLS; this is translated from the coding sequence ATGACCACGGCCACCGCTCCGGGCCTCCTGGCCGACCTGCTCGCCGCGCCCCGGCCCGCGGGCTGGGCTGCGCAGCGCGAGGCCGCCGAGGCGCGACTCGCCGGCCGCGGCCTTCCCACCACGCACGAGGAAGCCTGGAAGTACACCGACCTGCGCGCCCTCGAGGCGACGGTCTTGGAGCTCGCGCCGCCCGCCTCCGCCGACCTCAGCCCCTATCCCCTTCCGGAGATGGTGGGCACCCGCCAGGTCTTCGTGAACGGCCGCCACGACCCGCACGGGAGCTGCGTCTCCGCGGTCCCCGCCGGAGTCCGGTTCTTCCCAATCTCCGCCGCCAGCGAGGCCTGCCAGCTCCTGGGCAGCCTGGGAGAGGGCGCCCGCGGAACGTTCGAGGACCTGAACACCGCCCGCTTCCAGGACGGCGCTGTGATCCTGGTGCCCCGCAACCTGAAGGTCGCGCTGCCGCTCCACCTCCTGTTCCTGACGCGGGCCGCAGCTCCCGTCGCCGTCTTCCCCCGCCTCCTCGTGGTCCTGGAGCCCGGCGCCGAGCTGGAGCTGGTGGAGGAGCACCACGGCGAGGGGACCTACCTCAGCGCCCCCGTCGTCGAGATCCGCGTGGCCGAAGGCGCGATCCTGCATCACGAGCGGATCCAGCGCGAGTCCGCCGAGGCCTTTCATGTGGGCACGCTCCGGGCGGACGTGGCGAAGGGCGGGCAGTACCACTCCCGCACCCTCAGCTTCGGCGCCCGCCTCTCGCGCCAGGAGCCCCATCTCCGCCTGGCGGAAGGCGCCCAGGCGAGCCTCGACGGCCTGGCCCTGCTGGGCGGCGCCCAGGTGGCCGACACCCACAGCTTCCTGCACCACGCCGAGGCCCACGCTTCCAGCCAGCAGCTCCACAAGTGCATCGTGGACGGCCAGGCGCGGGCGGTCTTCAACGGCCGGATTCTGGTCGCCAAGGGCGCCCAGGGGACGGACGCGCGGCAGCAGAGCCGCAACCTGCTGCTGTCCGGAACCGCCCGCGTGGACACCAAGCCGCAGCTGGAGATCTACGCCGACGACGTGAAGTGCAGCCACGGCGCGGCCGTGGGCCAGCTCGATCCCGAGGAGCTGTTCTACCTCGAGAGCCGCGGCCTGAACGCCGACGACGCCCGGAACCTCCTCACCTACGGCTTCGCCGCGGACCTGTTCACGCGGGTGCGCGTGGCGAGCCTCCGGCGGGCCCTCCGCCACCTCGTCCTGGCCCACACCCAGGCCGGCGGGTCCCTGGGAGACCTCTCGTGA
- a CDS encoding SufS family cysteine desulfurase — protein MTALPTSLDSPLDVAAVRRDFPLLSRNFHGKPVVYLDSAVSGQMPVQVIERMAKYEREEHTNVHRGVSTLSQEATDFYEAAREKVRRFIGAGSAREIVWTRGTTEAINLVAQTFGRKVIQAGDEILLSAMEHHADIVPWQMLAEERGATIKVIPMNDAGELILDSLDELITDRTRILGVVHVSNVLGTVNPVKEIVAKAHAKGVPVLVDGAQAVPHMKVDVRDLDADFYVFSGHKLSGPTGIGVLYGKLAQLEALPPWQGGGNMIRSVTWEKTTYMAVPGRFEAGTPPIAAAIGLGAAIDYIAALGMDRIAAQEQDLLAYATERLAAIPGLRILGTARDKASVLSFVVEGIHPHDMGSLLDAEGIVVRAGHHCAQPVMTRFGVPATTRASFAYYNTREDVDALVSAVLNAIEVFK, from the coding sequence GTGACCGCCCTCCCCACGTCCCTGGACAGTCCCCTCGACGTCGCCGCCGTCCGCCGGGACTTCCCGCTGCTGTCGCGCAATTTCCACGGCAAGCCCGTGGTCTACCTCGACAGCGCGGTGAGCGGCCAGATGCCCGTGCAGGTCATCGAGCGCATGGCGAAGTACGAGCGGGAGGAGCACACCAACGTCCACCGCGGGGTCAGCACCCTCAGCCAGGAGGCCACGGACTTCTACGAGGCCGCCCGCGAGAAGGTCCGCCGCTTCATCGGCGCGGGCTCCGCCCGGGAGATCGTGTGGACGCGCGGGACCACCGAGGCCATCAACCTCGTCGCCCAGACCTTCGGACGGAAGGTGATCCAGGCGGGCGACGAGATCCTGCTGTCGGCCATGGAGCACCACGCCGACATCGTGCCCTGGCAGATGCTGGCCGAGGAGCGGGGCGCAACGATCAAGGTCATCCCCATGAACGACGCGGGCGAGCTGATCCTGGACTCGCTGGACGAACTCATCACGGACCGCACGCGGATCCTCGGCGTGGTCCACGTCAGCAACGTCCTCGGCACCGTGAATCCCGTGAAGGAGATCGTGGCGAAGGCGCACGCCAAGGGCGTCCCCGTGCTGGTGGACGGCGCCCAGGCGGTGCCCCACATGAAGGTTGACGTGCGCGACCTGGACGCGGATTTCTACGTCTTCAGCGGGCACAAGCTGTCGGGCCCCACCGGCATCGGCGTCCTCTACGGCAAGCTGGCGCAGCTGGAGGCCCTGCCGCCCTGGCAGGGCGGGGGCAACATGATCCGCTCCGTCACGTGGGAGAAGACCACCTACATGGCGGTCCCCGGCCGGTTCGAGGCGGGGACGCCACCCATCGCCGCCGCCATCGGCCTGGGCGCGGCCATCGACTACATCGCGGCCCTGGGCATGGACCGCATCGCCGCCCAGGAGCAGGACCTGCTCGCCTACGCCACGGAGCGGCTGGCCGCCATTCCCGGCCTGCGCATCCTCGGAACCGCCCGCGACAAGGCCAGCGTCCTCTCCTTCGTGGTGGAGGGCATCCATCCCCACGACATGGGCAGCCTGCTCGATGCGGAAGGCATCGTCGTCCGCGCCGGCCACCACTGCGCCCAGCCCGTCATGACGCGCTTCGGCGTCCCCGCCACCACCCGCGCCAGCTTCGCCTACTACAACACCCGGGAGGACGTGGACGCGCTGGTCTCGGCGGTCTTGAATGCCATTGAGGTTTTCAAATGA